One genomic segment of Gossypium arboreum isolate Shixiya-1 chromosome 3, ASM2569848v2, whole genome shotgun sequence includes these proteins:
- the LOC128290602 gene encoding uncharacterized protein LOC128290602, translating to MDQRLKRLEQLQKEMQDQLQLQMQEQLAKIQQDMRDQMLESQRDMMNQLSQLLTKGLGKGKSPMLNTGENNEEPLYPPGFTPIDDQTCPQDVPIAIRSQQHQAGISAPMNYPTGSGSNPRNSPTNHEVPDLNEMAGIEKAKVELARQLEVRYKWLEEKLRVMENADYHRGVDAKDLSLVPDLVLPPKFKTPEFEKYNGTSCPKAHITMFCRKMTGYVDNNQLLIHCFQDSLIGSAAKWYNQLSRAKIHSWRDLAQAFMKQYGHVKDMTPDRITLQNMEKKQGENFRQYAQRWRDVATQVQPPLLEKKTTILFVNTLKAPFITHMLGNATMSFSDIVMSGEMIENAIRSGKIDARESAKRSTPNRNENKVNNMSKGYPKLVNIGQPRQESNSRPNTERLQFTPIPMSYKELYQNLFDVHVVSPVYSEPVQPLFPKWYNENAQCEYHAGIVGHSIENCTTFKKLVERFIEMGVVKFDDSSKPNRSDNAVNTI from the coding sequence ATGGATCAAAGATTGAAAAGACTGGAACAACTTCAAAAAGAGATGCAAGACCAGTTACAACTGCAAATGCAAGAGCAACTAGCGAAGATCCAGCAAGACATGAGGGACCAAATGTTAGAGTCCCAAAGGGACATGATGAATCAGTTATCCCAATTACTGACTAAGGGGCTAGGAAAAGGAAAAAGCCCCATGCTCAATACTGGGGAGAACAATGAGGAGCCTCTGTACCCTCCGGGTTTTACCCCGATAGACGATCAAACATGTCCGCAAGATGTACCTATTGCTATCAGATCACAACAACATCAGGCTGGTATCTCGGCACCTATGAACTACCCGACGGGCTCAGGTTCCAATCCAAGGAACAGTCCAACCAATCATGAAGTTCCTGATCTAAACGAAATGGCAGGAATAGAAAAAGCAAAGGTTGAACTGGCAAGACAACTCGAAGTTCGATACAAGTGGTTGGAAGAAAAACTTAGAGTGATGGAGAATGCTGATTACCATCGCGGGGTTGACGCCAAAGATCTCAGCTTAGTCCCAGATTTAGTACTCCCGCCGAAATTCAAGACTccagaatttgaaaaatataatgggACTAGTTGTCCTAAAGCTCACATCACGATGTTCTGCCGAAAAATGACAGGTTACGTTGATAACAATCAACTGTTAattcattgcttccaagatagtCTGATTGGGTCAGCtgccaaatggtacaaccaattaaGCCGTGCCAAAATTCATTCATGGAGGGACTTGGCACAGGCTTTCATGAAACAATATGGCCACGTTAAAGACATGACACCCGACAGAATTACATTacagaatatggaaaagaagcaagGTGAGAActtcaggcaatatgcccaaagatggagagatgtAGCGACTCAAGTCCAACCACCTCTTCTAGAGAAAAAAACTACGATACTTTTCGTCAACACCCTGAAAGCCCCATTCATTACCCATATGTTGGGAAACGCTACCATGAGCTTTTCAGATATAGTAATGTCCGGCGAGATGATCGAAAACGCAATCAGAAGCGGGAAGATAGATGCAAGAGAAAGCGCCAAAAGGTCAACCCCaaatagaaatgaaaataaaGTGAATAATATGAGCAAAGGGTACCCCAAATTGGTCAACATAGGCCAGCCGAGGCAAGAATCCAACTCGAGGCCAAATACAGAAAGGCTCCAGTTTACACCCATCCCGATGTCATATAAGGAGTTGTATCAGAATCTCTTTGATGTACATGTGGTGTCTCCGGTCTACTCAGAACCTGTGCAACCTCTGTTCCCaaaatggtataatgagaatgctcAATGCGAGTACCATGCGGGTATAGTAGGACACTCAATCGAAAACTGCACTACATTTAAAAAGTTGGTCGAAAGGTTCATTGAAATGGGAGTTGTAAAGTTTGACGATTCCTCAAAACCAAATCGCTCTGACAATGCAGTAAATACGATTTGA
- the LOC108461510 gene encoding fructose-1,6-bisphosphatase, cytosolic-like — translation MDHAADAHRTDLMTITRFVLNEQSKYPESRGDFTILLNHIVLGCKFVCSSVNKAGLAKLIGLAGEINIQGEEQKKLDVLSNEVFIKALVSSGRTCILVSEEDEDAIIVEPSKRGRYCVVFDPLDGSSNIDCGVSIGTIFGIYMVKDDHEPTLADVLQPGKQMVAAGYCMYGSSCTLVLSTGKGVNGFTLDPSLGEFILTHPDIRIPKKGKIYSVNEGNAKNWDGPTAKYVENCKFPKDGSPSKSLRYIGSMVADVHRTILYGGTFMYPADKKSPSGKLRVLYEVFPMSFLMENAGGQAFTGKQRALDLVPTKIHDRSPIFLGSYDDIEEIKALYAAEGKEE, via the exons ATGGATCATGCAGCAGATGCTCATAGGACTGATTTGATGACCATAACACGTTTCGTGTTGAACGAGCAATCCAAATATCCCGAGTCTCGTGGTGATTTCACCATCTTGCTCAATCACATCGTTCTTGGTTGCAAGTTTGTTTGCTCTTCTGTTAACAAG GCTGGTCTTGCCAAACTCATTGGACTTGCTGGGGAGATCAATATTCAG GGTGAGGAGCAGAAGAAACTGGATGTGCTTTCAAATGAAGTCTTTATCAAGGCTTTAGTGAGCAGTGGCAGAACT TGCATCCTTGTCTCGGAAGAAGATGAAGATGCAATTATTGTGGAGCCCTCAAAGCGTGGAAG GTACTGTGTAGTTTTCGATCCACTCGACGGTTCCTCCAACATTGATTGTGGTGTTTCTATTGGAACA ATTTTTGGGATTTACATGGTGAAAGATGACCATGAACCAACACTAGCTGATGTGCTGCAACCTGGGAAGCAAATGGTAGCTGCTGGCTATTGCATGTATGGAAGTTCTTGCACG CTTGTGTTGAGCACTGGGAAAGGAGTTAATGGATTCACCCTTGATCCATCTCTTGGCGAGTTCATACTAACTCACCCAGACATCAGG ATTCCAAAGAAAGGGAAGATCTATTCAGTAAATGAAGGAAATGCAAAGAATTGGGACGGACCAACGGCTAA GTATGTCGAAAATTGTAAGTTCCCTAAGGATGGTTCCCCTTCGAAGTCTCTGAGATATATTGGAAG CATGGTAGCGGATGTCCATCGCACGATACTCTACGGCGGGACCTTTATGTACCCTGCTGATAAGAAGAGCCCCAGTGGGAAGCTGCG TGTTCTCTATGAAGTCTTTCCAATGTCCTTTTTGATGGAAAATGCCGGAGGTCAAGCGTTCACTGGAAAGCAACGG GCACTTGACTTGGTTCCAACTAAGATACATGATAGGTCACCAATATTTCTTGGCAGCTATGATGATATTGAAGAAATTAAAGCACTCTATGCTGCTGAAGGGAAAGAGGAATGA